One Lycium barbarum isolate Lr01 chromosome 5, ASM1917538v2, whole genome shotgun sequence genomic window carries:
- the LOC132642792 gene encoding uncharacterized protein LOC132642792: MMMHFRDRDTPRPHLEIVSDKRNPNAKVLALEVQPPVIGAFSLDGELSTLHLAEWSKKETKDVMSHFSGKATVMDVPLLKSAIHREVVPTESSHPNGCFNNWSVPPSGFGKVCYTPGYWEWVEDVLPRYKEVLERVKVYDAIYASLFTYDYDDNVLHAFCELWRPSTNTLSTFVGEMSISLWDLRTIAGLPIHGSFYDEVVPSAKELTQMDNQGKPWLPKSCLYLFSAFYKLAEGGRHEVSIHDWVKFWFRGPSRYAEPPQKASKGRAMKPRLNHNPSGHIDMNYLPRTDEEHAPFVELGVEDSLRDETNLSAFLTCWLCKFVLPHKKIDYVRASVFKVASLMAHGEKFSLAVPVLASIYRGLREISTSPDLKQGDIIFPIHYVYGWLGEYFKTHHRANHSHRSIPLCKISDEKMAKYFNFSDARKLFQQDDARHLHHLALLQGRELYFTDTGDLSDSWNDTIISLRSSYVTLRHAADLIVESYSPYRFSRQFGFCQDIPGDLMERPYDGTLLTLAQLWNSSIRLGTSSKVIIPVRPSEDSSPLMTREYMEWWLANRTNPSEMSPRIISQKSKQDHTPMLSKRGPTRMKEKSHPSSKSEVQLNDTPQAHETSSKSKTLKDVEIPMDKGVKRVRLVSKTSATAPKVTNNTSKRREPSSSLDKGAKETSSLAPSCNKKSRPSSLPIDVGNTIASSSSTESNTSGDRHWNRFERKSKESDDHHNEFADLDAISIGSDIHLDGDPNSMMGLEEVAEQLGFQKLDGMNAAEVVVDQITHPKTFRPSSQPLQPSASSFDPQGTIFRFKSTFVSEIWGALCGWITQFSLGSLDSFMVLEASIASTLEELRKINIIDVSALEGLVENFLKAYGEYDSLKSSKMTKELHQESLSDAQRRLDDAKQEHGKLDGSMKELQANLANVEKDLAALNSRKEQLIAFLDKHQEEFSKNQEKIAITEGEIHTIEANHVLSDEEAERLSKLEEAVEKSRQQILCFKPFP; the protein is encoded by the exons ATGATGATGCACTTTCGTGATCGCGATACGCCGCGTCCTCATCTAGAGATAGTGAGCGACAAACGAAATCCGAACGCCAAAGTCCTTGCCTTGGAGGTTCAACCTCCAGTGATCGGTGCTTTCTCACTTGACGGAGAGCTTTCTACGCTTCATCTTGCTGAATGGTCTAAAAAGGAGACCAAAGACGTCATGAGCCACTTCTCAGGCAAGGCCACTGTTATGGACGTCCCTCTATTGAAGTCCGCAATTCATCGAGAAGTCGTGCCCACCGAATCTTCTCATCCCAATGGATGTTTCAACAACTGGAGTGTCCCGCCTTCTGGTTTTGGAAAAGTTTGCTACACACCTGGCTACTGGGAGTGGGTGGAAGATGTGCTTCCTCGCTATAAGGAAGTCTTGGAGCGTGTCAAAGTTTACGATGCCATCTACGCTTCTTTGTTTACATATGATTATGATGACAACGTACTGCATGCTTTTTGTGAGCTTTGGCGTCCGTCTACCAATACGCTTTCCACTTTCGTCGGGGAGATGTCTATCTCGCTTTGGGACTTACGAACAATTGCAGGACTTCCCATTCACGGATCTTTTTATGATGAAGTTGTTCCTTCGGCGAAAGAATTGACGCAAATGGACAATCAGGGGAAACCATGGCTCCCCAAGAGCTGTCTATACTTGTTTTCAGCCTTTTACAAACTTGCCGAAGGTGGCCGCCATGAGGTGTCCATCCATGATTGGGTGAAATTTTGGTTTAGAGGACCAAGCAGGTACGCGGAACCTCCACAAAAGGCGTCGAAAGGTCGTGCAATGAAGCCAAGATTGAATCACAATCCTTCCGGGCATATTGACATGAATTACTTACCACGAACCGATGAGGAGCATGCCCCCTTCGTCGAGCTAGGAGTGGAAGATTCACTTAGAGATGAGACGAATTTGTCGGCTTTCCTAACATGTTGGCTCTGCAAGTTTGTTCTCCCCCATAAGAAAATTGATTATGTGCGTGCTAGCGTTTTTAAAGTGGCGAGCTTGATGGCTCATGGAGAGAAATTCTCTTTGGCAGTCCCAGTCCTTGCGAGCATATATCGTGGCTTGAGAGAGATCTCTActtctccagacttgaagcaggGGGATATAATTTTCCCCATACACTATGTATATGGCTGGCTAGGAGAATATTTTAAGACCCATCATCGTGCCAATCACTCACATCGGAGTATACCTTTATGCAAGATTTCTGACGAGAAGATGGCCAAATACTTCAATTTTTCTGACGCCCGAAAGTTATTTCAACAAGATGATGCCCGCCACCTCCATCATTTGGCGTTGCTACAAGGTAGGGAATTATACTTCACCGATACTGGCGATCTCTCAGATTCATGGAACGATACTATCATAAGCCTTCGTTCGAGCTATGTTACACTTAGGCATGCTGCGGATCTCATCGTGGAGTCCTATAGCCCTTATAGGTTTAGCAGACAATTTGGTTTTTGTCAAGACATCCCTGGAGACCTCATGGAGCGACCATACGATGGCACATTGCTAACACTAGCACAACTTTGGAATTCTTCAATTCGCCTTGGAACCTCTTCAAAAGTCATAATTCCGGTGCGCCCATCAGAAGATAGTTCGCCTTTAATGACTCGTGAGTACATGGAATGGTGGCTAGCCAATCGGACAAATCCATCAGAAATGAGTCCTCGaattatttcacaaaaatcaaagCAAGATCATACACCTATGTTGTCCAAAAGAGGTCCGACTCGAATGAAAGAAAAATCGCATCCTTCTTCTAAGTCCGAGGTGCAACTTAATGATACTCCGCAAGCTCATGAAACTTCTTCTAAATCCAAAACCTTGAAGGATGTTGAAATCCCTATGGACAAAGGAGTTAAACGCGTCCGACTAGTCTCCAAGACAAGTGCTACGGCTCCTAAGGTGACCAACAATACTTCCAAAAGAAGGGAGCCTTCGAGTTCATTGGACAAGGGCGCCAAAGAAACATCAAGTCTCGCACCATCTTGCAACAAAAAGTCTCGCCCTTCCTCTCTTCCTATCGATGTTGGAAATACCATCGCATCCTCTAGTTCGACGGAGAGTAATACAAGTGGAGATCGACATTGGAATCGTTTTGAAAGGAAATCGAAGGAGTCCGACGATCACCATAATGAATTCGCTGATTTGGACGCTATTAGCATTGGATCTGATATCCATCTGGATGGGGATCCAAACTCGATGATGGGCTTGGAAGAAGTAGCAGAACAA ttggGTTTCCAGAAACTAGACGGGATGAACGCGGCTGAAGTTGTCGTTGATCAGATTACACATCCGAAGACCTTCAGACCTTCCTCACAGCCATTGCAACCTAGCGCGTCGAGCTTTGATCCACAAGGGACTATTTTCCGCTTCAAATCAACTTTCGTCTCTGAGATATGGGGTGCATTGTGCGGATGGATTACACAATTTTCTTTAGGTTCCTTAGACAGCTTTATGGTGTTGGAGGCAAGTATTGCTTCGACTCTTGAGGAACTTAGGAAAATCAATATTATCGATGTTTCTGCTTTGGAGGGTCTTGTCGAGAACTTCCTCAAGGCGTATGGAGAGTATGACTCTTTGAAATCGTCGAAGATGACTAAAGAATTACACCAAGAATCACTTTCAGATGCACAACGGCGCCTCGATGATGCTAAACAAGAACATGGAAAGCTAGATGGGTCCATGAAGGAGCTTCAGGCAAATCTTGCGAATGTGGAGAAAGACTTAGCAGCCTTGAACTCTAGGAAGGAGCAACTTATTGCATTCCTTGACAAACACCAAGAGGAGTTTTCCAAAAATCAAGAGAAAATCGCCATTACAGAGGGCGAGATTCATACTATTGAAGCTAATCATGTGCTATCTGATGAAGAAGCAGAGAGACTATCCAAGCTTGAAGAGGCGGTTGAGAAGAGTCGTCAACAAATCCTATGCTTCAAGCCTTTTCCGTGA